The genome window ATATACGCAGTGCGAATAGCAACTGCGCATAGACACATaatagtatatatatgtgtgtatattacacgtgtgtatacatatatacatatttgaTATCATGTCATATAGAAATAGGAAGTtgtactttttttaaaaaaaaaaggcaatacTCCTAATCAGGTTTCTGAGCTCTCCTAGCTAGGAAGGCGACGTCGAATTTAATCGATCGCCTGCTGCGTCTGTCATGAGAACGACTCATGTGATGTGTCATCGGCGTAACGACATTAGAAAGGGACGATTCACCTACAAGCTGCCAAGACACCCACGCCGCCGTTCGACCTACTCCACGGGACGATACCCAGCCGTCCAGCCGTCCCCTGCCGCCGGGCAGGGCCAGCGCACGTTACGTTCCGTGCAATCATACGGAGAGGATGGAGCGAAAGCTCCCTGGCAACCACTGGCTTTTTGGCCGGGGTTGACGAGCTGCGCGCGTCGGAAGATAAGATCGTGTCAGGTACTCAGGTTCCTCTTCGCCCTCGCTTTGCGAGCTATAAAGCGTCGGGTGCAATTTCAAGGAACACGGCGGCGAAAGAAAGTGCCGTTTTGTCAACTTCTTTCAGGGATAAGATCATCTCAAAGGATTCATGTCGGAGATCAAAATCCTTTTGTAAagagatttttttcctttcaatttTTCAATGGTTTCACTCCACTCATGAAGAGATTCTTAAAGTCATCTTCTTCAATACgagattctatttttttttcctccacaAATCCCTTCGAAAGAAAGCTATAAGAgataatagaaaataaaaggaataagaaTGGAAAGTAGaatcagaaagaaaataaaatgaaagaaatatgattAGAGATGATGTTGCAGTGTTTGGTTGGTGACTGATGGGTTTCATATGTGTATGGCCAACACAATCTGACAGTATCGTGTGGTATACGTTCAGGAAACACTCCCTATTTAACGTTTGGTCGCCAACTATCTATGCCTCTCTTGCTATATCAGCTAAGCCGTGTACGGAAAGTCGTCCAGCTTAGGCCGTGTACGGAAAGTCGTCCAGCTTGATATATTCAGCTCTATATCAAATGCGTCACATGTTACTTGCGGGCTGCTGCAAAAAATTGGCATGTATGCACGTGGTTGGGCCCTGCAATTGTGAGAAATGATCGCTCTTCCAAGTCCCTCGCTGCCATGAGTACGTGCTGCCGTGCAAGAGCCAGCCCAATTTGCTGTTGCCTGCTCCTGGGGACACACTGGTGAATGACCCAACTGCATGCTGCTCTCTATTGTCGGACTACTATTCTACTAACcggtaaaattaaaaaaaaaaagatgagagaGACAAGTACAGCAGGAGCAGCATGATATACTCACTACAACTTTGGTAACAAGCACGCCAAATTCGTCTGTTGCTGACCTCAAACGGTCAAACCAAGTATTCCCTACTATCATAAATATATGACATCCTGAACAAGGTCTAGTTaaattttgaaactttgactatcaatagcttttgaaatatttagtttcaaaacataaaatttatatgtgtaagtttgtcttaaaaatacttttataatatcgTAAGCTTAttgaattatataaatatattatagttgaaaataatggtcaaataTACGTCTCGAAGACCATGCTATATccaaaacgtcaagtattttTGACCGGATGGAGTAGAAGTGTACTTACAAGTTACTGTACAAGCCAAGCATATATGTACTCAACTTTGTACTAGCTATCCACTAATAAGTGTGATTTGGCTTTAGAACATCTCTAAAATACTCTCTAAAACTCACTTCCTATATCTCCATATAGGGAGACTTCCTAATAATATTTTCTCTTAAAATCTTCTTCATCTCTAACTGACTCTCACTATCCTATTCCCTAAATTTTCTCTTATGTGTCATCGACAGTTGGACCCTACCGTTCATCTCCacctttcctctttctctctcccctttCCTCTTTACGAGCAAACAAAGCAACACTCGATGGGTGGTTGTATTCCTCTCCGTGCCCGACAGATCAAAATGTGTGTGCGGTCAATGGGGTCGGAGGCGGATGGCTCGGGCGACGGCTAGGCGAGCGGAGCCAAGCTCCTGGCGGGGTGGAGGCTAAGCTTGCTGTGGGGCAAAGAATGAATCTCTGAGCTTCTCCATCGAGCTAGCAAAGAATGAGTCCCTAAGCTTCCAGAATGCGCAGGATGTGACTAGGCTATCAGACCCGGCCTGGTGGGACTCTTCAACGCGCTCTACAGTAAGGAGCTCGGTGAGCTTGTTTAGCCCGCCGTGCAAGCTACTGTAGAACTTCATGAGGTGCTTGATGTCGTACACAATTGGGAAATATATCTTCATCAGCTTAAAGAACCTGACTTGCGTGTCTAGGAGGCTATTGCAAGTGAGGATCTTGAGTAGGTACCCAAAGTCATATCCGGCGTGAAAGGTAACCCAGTAGACAGAGTCATTGAGCACGATGCCGGAGGACATGAGCAACTTAGCGAAGTGGTGGGCGTCGACTCCGTGCTCAGCGTTGTGGTGGAAGTCGATGTCGCTGTGGCGAAGGCCAAGCTTGGGCCGAAGGCCAAGGCTAAGCTCGCAGCGGATGAGGGGTTGGAGGCTGAGCtcgcggcggtggaggtggaggctAAGCTCATGGTGGGGTGGCGCGTTGGGCAGCGCTGGGTCGACGGGGCCGATGGAGGAAGAAGGATTATGAGTGGCGGTGTCGCAGCGGTGAGACAGAGGCCAACAGGGTGCGGCAGGGGGCAGGGCAAGAGGACGAGCGGCTGGGCCAGGGGCTATTGGACGGATACGGAGTGGGGGTGTTCTCCAGAAGTAGCGAGCGAGAGGGATGTTTTTAGGGCTCGATAAGGATAGAGGGTGAGATAGaaaagctgttagagatgagttTTAGGGTCAAATTCCTTATATTTAGCTATAAGAGTCATTTAGGAGATTTCTTGGAGATACCTCTTAGTTAGTTATAATATCGCTACTGTGTTCGCACATGCACATGCACTCTTCTCCTTCTGAACTATAGTTGGGCCTAGCCTAGTCACACAGTGATTACAGTTAGGCTTAGATGCACACGTGCGTTTCAATGTTTCAACTAATGTTAATCCAGCAACTTGTATTGGACTCCgaatcaaaaaataaataaattgacTTGGTATATCCGATAGACTCCGataatttttttactatatttactaaatttatttaaattttatcagaTACATCCAATATATTATGTTCAGGG of Phragmites australis chromosome 3, lpPhrAust1.1, whole genome shotgun sequence contains these proteins:
- the LOC133910429 gene encoding probable CCR4-associated factor 1 homolog 7; its protein translation is MSSGIVLNDSVYWVTFHAGYDFGYLLKILTCNSLLDTQVRFFKLMKIYFPIVYDIKHLMKFYSSLHGGLNKLTELLTVERVEESHQAGSDSLVTSCAFWKLRDSFFASSMEKLRDSFFAPQQA